The following nucleotide sequence is from Pochonia chlamydosporia 170 chromosome 4, whole genome shotgun sequence.
TGTTGACCTCCAAAGCTTCCAACCCAAAAGCCACTTGACCAGTTGGTCCAGGCTGGCATGGGTGACGAAGGCGGGCcaaaaagggaagaaagaaatgTTTATGTAATCATGTTGGGTCAATCCATTCTACCCACATTTCGACTTAGGGAATGTGCACCATCGTAGAGCAGACACGACACTCGCATAGAGCATGAATAACACGCGTTAATGGTCCTGATTAAGGCCAACCATTCGCAGGGAAGAGGTCTGGTAGAAAATTAATACTTGGCACAGGTGCTTGCAGGAGACATCTAACACTGGAACTGGCTCCTTCAAACGGGTCACTGTATCCAGATGATATGGCGGCTTGGGCAGGTGTCTactactacctaggtacttaagcACTTTAGGTAGGCACATACTAAGTACCATAGCTActagtacggagtacctatAAACCGTTCTGGCAGAGAAAAAGCCAAATACTGTGTTGGTGGAAAGAACATAGCACCAAGCGCGCAAAGAGCAAACCCCTACGGTTCAAACGGTTTTCAGGTTGTAATATTCTAGCCGCTGGTGTTACATCCGATACCATCCAAAATAATGAACAAAAGAGGCGACCAAAGAGCTTCACGAGGCTGACAAAGGCCAGGCTCTATgggaccagacggcatgCGACCTCAATGGTCTCTGTCCACGTCACTCTTTATTGTGGCCAACGACCTAGGTCCAAGtggtaggtacctacctaggtacctaggtaggtaggtgGTTGGGCCTTACCTTTGTCAATACCTTCATAAAGCGTCAAACGCTGCAAGGACAGCTCCGTCTGAGAATTGTGCTAATAATACTCCCTACTCGGAAGCGAAAATAGAAGACGAGAGAAAGcgagaccagacagcttaCTTGATGCAATCAATCAAATGGCTGATTTGCTGTCTGCTCGCTCAGTCGACaaaccaccagttgactccACTCCACCTTGACCAGGGCAGGGAGACAAATTGATGGCTGTGCAACCCAAATATAGACCAAGAACATATCGGACCCGAaccaaacattgaatatCTACTCCGTAACTACCAAGTACCTAGCCTAGGCACTGCAATTTTGGAGCTTGACACTTGAAGACTAGGCAGACAACGGACGAAAATACCTTTTAAATAACCCAGGTATGTTTGGTAGATTCGGTAAAGTACTAGGTACTGTACTACCCCCGAGATATTGTGCAATTTgatacctacctagtacctaggtacctgggtgGTCATCACCACAGCTGATGGTTCTCCTGTGGTGcggtctggtcaggtcaatTGCTTTTGGCGCATTGAAAGGCGTTGCGGTACTTGTGTAGATTCACGAAATCACGGGATCTCAACTCTATCTGCtcccgtctggtctggtggcatctCACCTCACTACCACCTTGCCTGCGTCCTCCGCTAAATGTAATCATCGGAAGCTGCAACGCATTTTGTCGCTCACCGTCTCTCTATTCTGCGGGCCACTGCATTCAGCTAACAGAGTGATTTGATGGCACGAGAGCAATCGAGTCTAGTCCAAAGACTCCGACGTTCATGGGGTTTGCCCTGGGCTGAACGAAATACGCCTTGCCTTCAGAGTAGTGCTTGGCTGTATGAAATAGTGCCTTCAACAAGGGTCCACGAAAGAAGGCGCTTGTGATTATGGCTTATTTCACAGCAGCTTTGTATCGTATGAAACCGCTCCTGATTGTTGGATTGTGTTCCTCATTTTGACGGCCATCTCCCGCCTGACATTTCTTATGTTGCTCTTTCGCATCAGCAGAGCTCCAAATTGTCGACTCCACACTCGCGATCCTCAGTCCCGACCTTGGTAATATCTCAAGCCATTTGCAGCTCAAATCTGGGTACTGGAGCAGGCGTACATCCGAATTTACCAGAAGGTCTCACCAATGGTTGAGACTTTGCGGAAGACCCTAGCTATGACCGAGACGACAAGGGAAGATGAATGTTCAGGTAAGaaaccatcaaccagacaatgTTGCATCGTTTCGGGGCATAGATGATATGTGGACCACCCGCGACTGTTGTTCCTCTTTGAGACAGCATTGAACTCTCCCCGACGGAGTCACCAGTTCAGATGATGGTCAACGCAAGAGTTCCCGAGTGTgagaccagacatggccTCTCCTGCCTCACGGTGGGACAAattgacagacatggagcccTCGACATCGGATGGCAGCAAGCATCCGTTGCGCCCTGGATCAACATAAATGTCAACacatcaagatgaagaaacATGgaacgtccatgtctggtccctgATGTTGAGCACAGGtaaaccagaccaggccaggccaggccaggaaGGCGAGGCAccacagaccagacagcttccaaccagacacatgcagtcaATTTGACATGGAAGCTCCTGTCTGATCATCACTGAACtttccatgttgtcaatggtgcatgtggtctggttgagtctggtccactCTGGTCTAGTGGGCCACATGGCAGCACAGCCGTTACAACCAGCCCACCAGACGCTTAACaaccagcacttgagaccagacgccatcagGCTCGACATTGgaccttcaatgttggccagaCCCCTGTACTTACCTCGCCCATTTGCTGCTGTTCCTGGCGTGGGGGGGAAGCATCTTACGTCGTGCAAGCATTTCGCATCGCCACGCTCTCCGCTTGATGACTTAAAGTCGCCCACTCGGAGCTTGACAAAGCTGacacattcacattcaacTCCGGGGTTCAAATCGGGCTGGTTACTTAAAGCACTCGAACAATCCACTGCCTCCCATCGCGTCCCGTGTGCGGTTCCGCCGCGTGAGCTCCTGTCTGCGGGCATACACCAAGCAAGCACACATACTCTCTCTCTGACCCCAACCGAGCAACACCGTCTTTCCCACTTCGATCCCGcttcagccagcaagccTGTTGTCTGAATGCCTGCGTCTGCTTCCTGAATCGTTACGTACGGGCTGCACGCCAAACAAGACCAGGGAGAAAGGAAGCCGGGGCTGCCAACCTGTTGAGCCGTTGACGCATTTCTGCCGGTCAAGTGGTCGTCGGCTTGGGTCGCCTGAACCTGGCATTCTGCGACCCTCGAATCTTGTACTTTTGAATCCTTGAATACCCTTTGCAACAACTACGGGAATATCTAGATCGGAAGGAAGCTAATTCATTTTCGGAACCTTAATCTAGCTGGCCAAGCCGAATCACTACCGTTATCGACCGACATGGCGCCTCAGTTCGGGGCGACCTTCGTACCGGGGGGTTTCGATGACTACTACATGCCCGAGGTCGTGGCCCCTTCTCCGCAGAGGTACGTTTCTGTGCTTTTAACTTGACTGGGTACTGGTCATGATGCCCAGCCGCCTATGTACTGGATGACTTCCATGGCGCTTTTGTCGTGACTTGTTCGTAGTCAGCGAGTCTCAAGAGTTCAACGTTGACCTGCGGGACTTCATGCTAATGTCTCTTTGTGTTACCAACATCTAGAGTGACCCCGCAAGTCCCTCAGAATATGCAAGACGACTTGCAGCGCCTCGAACTGGAGGCCGGAGACAACGAAAGGCGAGAGGCTTCGTCACAATACAATCGTCAGCCGTCCGTGTCCACCATTACTCAGCAGAGTTCTTACCTCAATATTGACTCCTCGAGAGGGTCAAACAATCCCACGACCGAAATTGACAGCGATATCACGGCCTACAAAGACACCGAGGGCCGCGCACAGCGGCTCGACACCATGGGCCGTGATGCGCCGTCCTTTTCTCCATTCCCCAAGGTTACCGGCGACAATGTGCCCCCAGCTGATGATGCAAAGGAGGAAATTTTATGGAACGCGCGTAAGCACGTCTTGCACTCGCAAAATGTAACCATGCAGATCAGCTGGGCTCGGGATGTTCTCATTTGGGCCGAGGTTGCTATGGACGCTGTGGCACGGGAACCCACGGATAAACCAAGGCCGGCAACACCTCGAATCGAACATGAACTTCGCATAGACGCACTTAATATCGTTACCTACCTCGCTGGACAGGATCATCCAGATGCGCTCTACATCCGATCCAAGTGGCTCGAGTTCGGAAAATTTGGACACCGAGTCGATAAACGTGAAGCCTACAGTGGCTATAAGCGTGCAGCAGAGCTTGGAAATGCTAGATCCGAATACCGCATGGGTATGCTCTTTGAGCAGTCTAACGACATgtccaaagccaaagaaCACTATTACAGAGGCATGAGCTTGAAGGACTCCGCAGCCTTGTATCGTATGGGCATGAtgagccttcttggccaacatggcgaaAACAAGGACTATGCTGGTGGGCTAGAACGtgttcgagctgcagcaGATAGCTCTGATGAAGACGCGCCGCAAGGCTCGTACGTGTATGGGATGCTTGTCGGCCGAGACTTGCCGGACATCAACATACCAGATGGCTTGCTACCATATAATTTGgagacagccaagatgtATGTTGAGAAAGCAGCATACCTTGGATTTGCCAAAGCCCAGTTGAAGATGGGTCAGGCTTACGAGCTCTGTCAACTCGGTTGCGAGTTCAATCCCTCTTATTCGCTGCATTATTATGGCTTGGCTGCTCAACAGGGTCTCCCTGAAGCCGCTCTCGGTGTCAGTCGATGGTTCCTTTTTGGATACGAAGGTGTATtcaagaagaatgaagagCTCGCCTTTAAATACGCACAGGAGGCTGCCGCTTCCAAGTTGCCAACCGGCGAGTTCGCTATGGGTTATTATTATGAAATTGGTATTCATGTGAATCAGAGTATCTCTGATGCGCGAAAGTGGTATCAGCTTGCGGCCGACCACGGTAACAAGGACGCCATTGGCCGTCTGGAGTCCCTCAGCCACGATCAGAGCCTTTCCAAACAAGACCATGAAACGACAACATTGACACGAATCAAATCACAGCACGGTTCGCAAAGGGGAAAACGGCCAGATAGATTCAAGCAACCTCAGCAAATGCCGACTTTGACTGAAGCCACACCACTATCACCAATGGAAAACAACCCATCCTTTCCACAACAAGCATACGCCAAGTCAAGCGCAACAGCAGTTTCGCCGCGAGTGTCCCCCCAGCCGTCCCCTGGTATCAAGCCAACAATTGTCTCAGAACAGAGCAACATCCCAGATCCATCAAGGGCCTCTTTTGTTGGCACCGACCGGGCCCCAGCATTTAACATAAGGCTCGAGGGGAATTTGCAGCAACCCGCACGGCCACACTCAGCGGCGCCTTACCCGGATGATGACCGGCCGGCGCCGCTGAATGTGGCCCGCCCTCATTCCACTGCACCGTATCCCGACGACGACGTTCGACTACCGCCCAGCCAAAGATATGGTTCTGGCCTGCAACCAGCTCATGGCCCACAAGCAGATAGGCCAATGAGTGCTTTTGGCATCAAGCCGCAGTCTGGAGGACCGCGACCGATGCCCGCGTCTCACTCAACCGGTAGTTTGCAGCCCCCTTCACAACCGATTCCCCCCCGGGGCCGAGTCGCCTCTGCTGGATGGGAATCTCAGCCTCCAGCGGGTGCATACAGGCAGCCAAGCCCTGGGCCAAACTTGAATGTACAGCGTCCCCACGGCGGTGACGAACAGTATGGTAGACCTGGAAGCGCTCCGCACCACCCTACGGCGACGTTGGCAGGCAACAAATTGCAGAAGCAACCTCCAAGACAGGCCCAATCTTCAGTACCGCCTTCAGGCCAAGACCCCGGGCGAGAATATGGGCCACGTACATCATCTCGCCCAGCGCCCGAGATGCCACCGCAGCATGATCATCGAAGTAGTTCTCAGGGTTACGAACGGTTCTCAAGAGTGCCAGGGGCGATGGGTCGTCCTGAAAGACTAAGCTCCCTCCCGCCACAAGATGGCCACCAGCCGCCACGTACATCGACAGGCTTCGGGCCAGCAATGCCTGGGCAACCTCGACCAGTTCCTTCATCCGGCAGAACGGCAAGTGTGCCGCCTAGCGCGACAGGACAACGGCCTCCCGAGTCCAGTCAACTGCCTGGACCCGGCCTTCACAGTGCTGCAACCGCCCCCGCGAAACCCGCCAAAGGACCGGCAACCTTTGAGGATATGGGAATCCCGCAAGGAAAGCAGGATGGTGACTGTGTAAGTACTAGGTTCGGTATTCCCGCCCAAGTTCTCTGTAGAGTTAACAGCGATTCTAGGTCGTAATGTagatgacgatgaaatggGCAGGCAGTCAGCTTGAGCAGTAGTGTATGCGTTGTGGGCCAACTCTATTGGTATGCATCCACGGACAAGCTGGCTGACGGTGTTGTACGTGATGCAGCTGGACGCTGTAGCCCTGGCTGGAATCAGTATTTCGTGTAGTGGGCACGCGGGAATCATGTCATGTATTGGAGTAGACCCCAACTTACAACAATAGGAATATGGAAGGAGCCGAGCCCGTCAAGTACGAAGTTGTGCAAAGAGTACATTTGTTTGGCGTTAATGCGTTGCAAGAGTCAAGGTTTCATTCAGCGGGTTCAAA
It contains:
- a CDS encoding tetratricopeptide-like helical (similar to Cordyceps militaris CM01 XP_006666396.1), whose protein sequence is MAPQFGATFVPGGFDDYYMPEVVAPSPQRVTPQVPQNMQDDLQRLELEAGDNERREASSQYNRQPSVSTITQQSSYLNIDSSRGSNNPTTEIDSDITAYKDTEGRAQRLDTMGRDAPSFSPFPKVTGDNVPPADDAKEEILWNARKHVLHSQNVTMQISWARDVLIWAEVAMDAVAREPTDKPRPATPRIEHELRIDALNIVTYLAGQDHPDALYIRSKWLEFGKFGHRVDKREAYSGYKRAAELGNARSEYRMGMLFEQSNDMSKAKEHYYRGMSLKDSAALYRMGMMSLLGQHGENKDYAGGLERVRAAADSSDEDAPQGSYVYGMLVGRDLPDINIPDGLLPYNLETAKMYVEKAAYLGFAKAQLKMGQAYELCQLGCEFNPSYSLHYYGLAAQQGLPEAALGVSRWFLFGYEGVFKKNEELAFKYAQEAAASKLPTGEFAMGYYYEIGIHVNQSISDARKWYQLAADHGNKDAIGRLESLSHDQSLSKQDHETTTLTRIKSQHGSQRGKRPDRFKQPQQMPTLTEATPLSPMENNPSFPQQAYAKSSATAVSPRVSPQPSPGIKPTIVSEQSNIPDPSRASFVGTDRAPAFNIRLEGNLQQPARPHSAAPYPDDDRPAPLNVARPHSTAPYPDDDVRLPPSQRYGSGLQPAHGPQADRPMSAFGIKPQSGGPRPMPASHSTGSLQPPSQPIPPRGRVASAGWESQPPAGAYRQPSPGPNLNVQRPHGGDEQYGRPGSAPHHPTATLAGNKLQKQPPRQAQSSVPPSGQDPGREYGPRTSSRPAPEMPPQHDHRSSSQGYERFSRVPGAMGRPERLSSLPPQDGHQPPRTSTGFGPAMPGQPRPVPSSGRTASVPPSATGQRPPESSQLPGPGLHSAATAPAKPAKGPATFEDMGIPQGKQDGDCVVM